From the Psychrobacter sp. P11F6 genome, the window CAGCCAACAGGCGATGCAAAAACCTAGCAAACCCGTGCGTCAAGGCAACGTTCAGATTACCCAAACTCAAACCATTCAAGTGAAGCCAGCACCGAAGCCTGTCATCAAGCCGCAGCCAGTGGCAAAGCCAAGCTATAACAGCTTCTCTGATTGGAAGTCGGATTTTTCTATGCGGGCGATTTCATCAGGCCATGATGCAGCGACGGTGCGTCGTCTACTTGATACCGCTTATTTAAACCAGCAAGTCATCTCACTTGACTCAGGACAGCCAGAGTTTTCTAAGATGCCATGGGAATATGTCGATTCTGCCGTATCTGATGGGCGTGTGAGTACTGGTAAGCGTAAGTTCGCCGAGCAACGGGCATTTTTGTCGCAATTAGAATCGCAGTACGGTGTCAATGCAGAAATAATCGCTGCCATTTGGGGCATGGAGTCGTCATACGGCGTGGTGACGGGTAATAGCAGCATACCAAGCTCACTTGCGAGTCTGGCTTATGATGGTCGTCGCCAAGAGTTTGCCGAAACTCAGTTGTTGTCATTAGCGACGCTATTGCAGCGCGGTGATGTGTCTTGGTCGCAGCTCGATGGTTCTTGGGCAGGCGGCATGGGACAGACGCAGTTTATCCCTGATACTTGGCTGAAGCACGGAGTGGATGGCGATGGTAATGGTCACCGTAATCCGTGGGCAACGGGCGATGCACTGGCGTCCACCGCTAATTATTTGAGCAACTCAGGTTGGGTTCGAGGTCTAGCGCCATTTTACGAAGCGACTATTCCTGCCTCATTCGATTACTCCATGGTTGGTAGTAAGCAGCCTGCCGCGAGATGGGCCGCGATGGGTGTTGATACGATAGCTGATGTTTATTTGGATGCCAATACCGAAATGGAGCTGTGGCTACCAGCCGGCAAGGATGGTCCAGTGCTGCTACTCAGTCCAAACTTTGATGTGATCAAGGTTTATAATAACTCATCGAGCTATGCGCTAGGTGTCAGCTTATTGGGTAAAGCGCTTACTGGACAAGGCGGATTACAGAAATCATGGCCGCGTTATGAGCGTCCATTATCCACAGCTCAAGTACGAAATTTACAGCAGCGTTTGACCAACTCAGGCTATGATACTAAAGGCGCTGACGGTATCGTGGGTACCAATACTCGGTTGGCGTTCCAGCGCTGGCAAGCAGACAATGGTCAGACTCCAGACGGCTTTATTACTCAGCGTAGTGCGTCATCGTTAGCTTCGTGGTGAAGCAGGTTGATTGCACTGCTTTTGACTCGTATTGATTCTAATATTAGCGTGTTAAAAGAAATTTTTTAACCATCATTTTTGATGGTAATAGTTAATACGATGAGCTTAGTGAATAAAATAAAAAAGTACCCTAATAAGGTGCTTTTTTATTTTACGCTATGATTGTTTTTCAACAGACTTTAATCTTATCAGGTTTTAATAAATAGTATGGACACAAGAAGACTGATACTGTGACTGATAAAGGCTACACTGTTTGTTTATCAACGCGCTATCTATAAGAGCTGACATTATATTTGTCTGTTCAATCTTTTAATATTAGATACAATAAATCCTTTATCCTCATAACGAATGGCAACGAGCAGTGACATTATGATAGACCAGTCTCTTATGTCCGATATGCTTAGTCCGTTTTGGGTAAGTATTAAGCTTGCTGGTGTCACTACCATTTGTCTATTACTGTTTGCAACGCCTGTGGCTTATTGGCTCGCTAAGCCCAGCCGTAGGCAAGTTGTGGCACGTCTTAAAGTCTTGCTTATGGGCATCATTGCTATGCCATTGGTTTTGCCGCCTACCGTCATCGGCTTTTACCTTTTATTACTGTTAAGCCCTAGTGTCGGTATTGGTAAATGGCTTAGCGAACATCATATCAGCCCCTTGATATTTACCTTTGAAGGTCTTGTCATTGGTTCCATTATTTACTCCTTGCCTTTTTATATTCAGCCTGTCTACGCCCAATTTTTACGTATTCCACAAAGCGTGATGGAAGTGGCACATTTATTGGAGCCAAGCCGTTTCAAACGGTTTCTCAGAGTCGCTCTGCCACAAGCGCGTGTCGGTATTGTGCTCGGCAGCTTAATAAGTTTTGCCCATACTATTGGTGAGTTTGGCGTGGTTTTGATGATAGGGGGTAGTATATCCGATGAGACTAAAGTGGTCTCGATTGCGATATACGAGCAAGTAGAGGCGCTAAATTACGAGGTAGCGCACATGATGTCTGGGATTCTCATCATTATGGGAGTGGTTATGGTGGCGCTGATTGCTAGTGTGAGCCGGCTGAATCAACGCTCATAATATTGCAGTTAATACCTATAGCTTGAGTTAATGCGTCAAAATTTATTTATGCATTTCTTTTCATCATATCTAAGTCACTTGAGTAGGCAAATAAAGCTGGTGCACCGCCCGTATGCCAAAATAAGACACGATCGGTTTTCTTGATTTTGCCAGACCGAATCATATCTATGAGTCCGCCCATCGCACGACCCGTATAGACAGGATCTAAAAGTATGCCTTCTGTTTGAGCTGTCATTGCAATGGCTTCATTTTCTAATGTACCAACCACGCCATAGCCTTCGCCCACATAATCAGAGTTGAGTATTAAATCGGTTTCTGAAAACTGATGATCAGCACCGATAAGGGAAGCCGTGCTATTGGCAAGCGCGACGGTATACTGATCAAAAGGCACTTTGTCTGTTTCACCTTTATCGATATTGATACCTACAATATGCGCAGGTGAGTTAAGTATTTTTTTGCCAAGCATCAAACCGGCTTGTGTTGCCCCAGAGCTAGAAGCAAAAACGATATGAGTAAATAATACGTCCATGCTTTCGCGTTGCGATTCTAACTCTTTAAAAGCTTCTACAAACGCTAAAGCACCCAGCTCATTGGAGCCGCCATAGGGTATGACATATGGTTTTTTGCCTTTATTTGTTAATTGCTCAACGATTTTAGGAATGTCTTCTCCTTTACGATTGGCGCCTGCCCAGTGAATATGCGATCCAAAAATTTTGTCTAATAAAAGATTGCCACTTGGTTGTTCGGGTTCTTCTCCACCCAATACTAAATGGCATTCAAGTCCCAAGCTTGCCGCTGCGGCAGCAGTTTGGCGACAATGGTTTGATTGTGCGGCACCTGCCGTAATCACGCAATCAGCACCTTGAGCAAGGGCATCACCCATGATAAATTCAAGCTTACGGGTTTTGTTGCCACCCAATGCCAGTCCCGTGTTGTCATCTCGTTTCATAAAAATAGTAGGGCCATCAAGCGCTTTACTCAATCTGCTAAGCTCTATCAATGGAGTGGGGAAGAAGCCCAATGATTGTCTGGGTATGTGGTTACATTCCATATTTTGTCCCTTTTATAATAAAAAAATGCTGAATAAGTTTGAAACATAGCCA encodes:
- a CDS encoding lytic murein transglycosylase, with translation MMLKKQYLALFPALVMVGCTSQQAMQKPSKPVRQGNVQITQTQTIQVKPAPKPVIKPQPVAKPSYNSFSDWKSDFSMRAISSGHDAATVRRLLDTAYLNQQVISLDSGQPEFSKMPWEYVDSAVSDGRVSTGKRKFAEQRAFLSQLESQYGVNAEIIAAIWGMESSYGVVTGNSSIPSSLASLAYDGRRQEFAETQLLSLATLLQRGDVSWSQLDGSWAGGMGQTQFIPDTWLKHGVDGDGNGHRNPWATGDALASTANYLSNSGWVRGLAPFYEATIPASFDYSMVGSKQPAARWAAMGVDTIADVYLDANTEMELWLPAGKDGPVLLLSPNFDVIKVYNNSSSYALGVSLLGKALTGQGGLQKSWPRYERPLSTAQVRNLQQRLTNSGYDTKGADGIVGTNTRLAFQRWQADNGQTPDGFITQRSASSLASW
- the modB gene encoding molybdate ABC transporter permease subunit, with the translated sequence MIDQSLMSDMLSPFWVSIKLAGVTTICLLLFATPVAYWLAKPSRRQVVARLKVLLMGIIAMPLVLPPTVIGFYLLLLLSPSVGIGKWLSEHHISPLIFTFEGLVIGSIIYSLPFYIQPVYAQFLRIPQSVMEVAHLLEPSRFKRFLRVALPQARVGIVLGSLISFAHTIGEFGVVLMIGGSISDETKVVSIAIYEQVEALNYEVAHMMSGILIIMGVVMVALIASVSRLNQRS
- a CDS encoding D-cysteine desulfhydrase family protein, whose protein sequence is MECNHIPRQSLGFFPTPLIELSRLSKALDGPTIFMKRDDNTGLALGGNKTRKLEFIMGDALAQGADCVITAGAAQSNHCRQTAAAAASLGLECHLVLGGEEPEQPSGNLLLDKIFGSHIHWAGANRKGEDIPKIVEQLTNKGKKPYVIPYGGSNELGALAFVEAFKELESQRESMDVLFTHIVFASSSGATQAGLMLGKKILNSPAHIVGINIDKGETDKVPFDQYTVALANSTASLIGADHQFSETDLILNSDYVGEGYGVVGTLENEAIAMTAQTEGILLDPVYTGRAMGGLIDMIRSGKIKKTDRVLFWHTGGAPALFAYSSDLDMMKRNA